AGAATGTTCTCGATCACGAGAAAGAATAGCAGGATCGCCAATGAGACAAGCGCCAGCAGCAAGTTTGTCATTTCTTAATCATCCTTCCCGCGACAACGCAGAGGATCATAAGGAATAGAAAGGTCAAGGTCAGAGGTAACGAGTAACTATCGACAAAATATACTCCGCTGATTCCCGGCTCCGGAAGAGGAACGGGATCGATCGGAATCCCATTCTCCATCGCAAGGTCTCTAATGTTCAGCAGATGAATCACAGGCACACCGAGCTCTGCGAACTCAAAAATCAGTCCCCTTTCATCGCCTTCAGGGATCGAAGAGAACGCAGTAAGCAAACCGTTGTCGAGACTTATCGCTAGAAGTGTATTGCCAAAATTCGGCGCTGCCCCGCCCACGTTTACGAAAACAGAAGGCGGCCCTTCGGCCTCCTGGACATAGATCTCCAAACGTTTGTCGATGCTTGCCTGAAGAGGTTCTTCATATATGAAGGTCTTTCCGCTGGACAAAGCAATCTCAGTCATCAGTTCACGCGCGCCTGGGAAAAACATCCCGCTTGCCGTATCGTAATTACCGCCCAGAGAGACCGCGATCAGACTGTCTTTAAGAAGTCCCGCCTCTACAAGTCTTTTCAGCATCATAACGAAGGTAAATTCCGGATGCGTTGCGCCGTGCTCTGAAGCGCCAATCGAGTAGATTACAAGGGGTTCGAGTTCCAGAACTTCACAGGCGCAGAGAGCGGCGAGAAGGAGCGCCGGGAAAGAACCGCTCGCTCCTATAGCTACGGGATCACCTCTCTTGAGATCGAGTTCTTCGAAGTACTTCACCAAGAGAGCCGCGAAGTCTGGATTCGTCGAAGTTCTCTTTGCCTGCAGATTCCCGAGAGTAGTCGTTAACTCAGTGAATTCCGGTCCAATGAGCCCGGTCAGATTAGGGTCGACGGAGGGGTCGATTTCTATGCCAAGCGACTCCCGGAAAGTCGAAAGTTCGGCTATGGAAGACGCCATTAGTCGAGCCGCGGACAACTGGGCAGAGAAGTGAGGCGACTCGATCCTCTCCATTGAAAGACTGACGATGAAGAAGGCCGCTACTCCGAAAACGACGCCGAGCAATAACCATTTGAGAGAAATGTGAATCCGATTGAAAGGGACTCTGCCCACTGCATGAAAGTGTTTCAAAACAACTCCTCTATTCTATTAGCTAACTGTTAGAACCCTGATTATCGCCAAAACTACTCCGGTTATACCTTCGCCTCCAAGAAGCCCCGACGACACTATCAAACCGGTCTCCTTCGATTTTGGCTTGACCTTTCCGACAATGAAGCTGATTACTCCTCCAACGAATGCTGCGGTAGATATCTCCATAGGGAGGTACATACCAATTCCGAGCGTCATCCCCGGCAGTTTCATCAGATAGATCAATATCCCGATCATCAAGCCGAAGAAAAAGGCCGGAGTATTCGGAAGACCACCGACCATAGTGGAAACGGCGTATGCCTGTGGCGCGGGCAGCTCCGTTCCCGGGCCCATTGTACCATAGGCTCTGAACATAATAAAGAGAACGATTACCGAGACTACTGCGCCAATTACTCCGCCGACCGTCTCGGCAATGATCTGAGCCCTTGGATTGGTCTTCAAAAGGTAACCGGATTTGAAATCGTTGAGTACATCGCCCGCGAGGCCGCAAGCAACTGCAACTACTCCCGCTACCAAGAACGCTTCGATTGTGCCGAGGCTGGCGACTGACTTCACGGCGATAAGAATGATGATGCCGAATATCTCCATCGGATTGATGCCCGATTGCCCGGTAATCGAGGCGGCCATGGCCGTCGTCAGCCATACGCCGACTATTGTAAGGAGAGAAGACACGAGAGTCATTTCCGTCAAAGTTGTGAGGAATAGAGCGATGGCTGCAAAAACCAAGGGTATCCAGCGAAGAGTCTTTATTCGCGATCCCTTCCCGCTGCTCTTGACGGGAAGGTAGATCTCTCTTGCCCGCGGCAAGATTCCCTTGAGCAAGATTCCGACTCCTGTGCCGACCATCAGTCCAATCCCGAGACTATCTTTGAAGGCCGTCGCAGAGCCGACATCTGCGAACCATCCGGCCGCAACTCCGACTGGGATCAAGAAGAAATAGCTTAGAACTGCCCCAAGGAACCACACTCCAGTGAAGAGCGGCCCGATTATGTAACCTATGCCGACGGCCATAGGCGAGATCCACATTCCAAAGAAGATGTTTCTAGAATACAGCCGAACCGAAGACCACGCCGAGGGAATCCATTCCAGGCCGTCCCTTACGGCGACAAATACTGCAGCGGCTCCCATGGTTGAGAAGAGATACTTTGCCTTCTTTCCTCCTTTGTCACCGGCAACGACTGTCTCATAGGAAGCCACACCCATGGGAAAGGGTAGCTTCTCCTTTTCAATGAAGTAACGCCTGATCAGTCCTGTGAAAATGACTCCCAGAATAGTGCCCGCCAGTGTGACGATTAGGAGCGACAGGAAACTTACTTCTGAGGAAGCTTCAAGAATCCAGATGCCCGGAACTGTAAAGGCCAGACCTCCAGCCACCATTGCTCCGGAAGACATCGCAGTGTGCGTAACGTTTATCTCGTTCAGGTTAGTCCCGCCCAGGGCCTTGAGTATTGCCAGGGACATCACTGCGACAAAGATGGTCGGCCAGGGAAGAGCCCCCATTCTCAGGGCGACGTACATTGAACTGGTAGTGATTATTATCGACCCGAGTGCCCCTATGACCAGGCTTCTGACCGTCAACTGCTTTGAGCTACCCTTTTCCAGCGATACTTCGTTACTTCTCACGCTATGTCCCTCCTGTGAACCGACATAAGAGAAAGCCCGGGCAGGCTCTTCGGTATAGCAAAAATCTCTGCGCGATTTACTACAAGGAGAAGACCTCGGTCACTGTTCAAGACTATCGATCGGATCGATTCCTATCGAGTTGAGCCACTCGACGGCAATCCTTCTCAAATTCTCGCTTTCGAATTCATACCAGGCGTCCTTGTATTCGCTGTGATGCTCGAGAAATGTGCGGAATTTCGAAAATGCCCCTCTTCCGGAAACCTCGTAAAGGACTTCATCCCTGATGCTCTCTTCTACTTTTGTGTAAATGAACTCTTCGATCAGAGCGAATTTATCTCCCGAAGTAATCTGCGGTATGTCCTCGAATCTATCCGATTCATCGCTGCAGAACAAATCATAATAAGTGTACAAATCTTCGATTCTCATCCATTTGTACCTCAAAAGGTCTTCAGTGATCTCTTCCCTTTCAATCTCGCAGTTCACCAATTCTTGCGGGAAACAATCTTCTTGATAGAAGATGATCTTACCCGCCTCTGTGTCGAGATACGATATCTCGTCGTACACTCTGTCGTCAACCTCCATCAAAGTGACTAACATATCGATGTCGATCGGCAGTCTCTTCATCCTTCTCCACCCTTACGGGCAAAGCTCTTTTCTGGTCATTTCTCTTTGCCCGATACAAGTTTACAACATCCTTGCCCGGACGACGAAAGTGTGATGGTTCAACTCTGTAAGTCTCCTGCAGACCATGTAAAGCGGAGCTATTTTCGCATTCCTTTCGCCAGTCTTCCTCCGGTGAACTGGAGAAGCTGACTGATCGCCACGAGAACGATCACAGCGTAGAGAACTACGTCCCACTGGAACCGGTAGTAACCGTAGTTGATCGCCAGCTGACCAAGACCTCCGGCCCCGACCGCGCCCGCTATGGCGGTGTAGGTCACGAGATTGATCAAGAGTACGGTTATGTTGCCGATCTGATCGGGCAGTGTTTCCGGTATCAGAACCTTAGTGACCATCTGCCACTTGTTCAGTCCCATCGAGTTTGACGAATCGATTATTCCCGAAGGAACGGCGTTGAAAGAATTCTCCGAAAGCCTAGCCATGAAAGGTATAGCTGCAATAGTAAGATTGAAGATCGCAGCGTTCGGCCCAATTATCGTCCCCATTACGTTTTTCGTAACGGGAATCAGGAGCAACACGAGAATAATGAAAGGTATCGATCTGAAGATATTTACTAACAGGTCAAGCAGCGCATAGAGGCTTTTCAGCCTTCGCGATCTTGAACAGAGGTAAAGGCCTACACCAAGCGGAATACCGAGTAGAGTTGCCAGGAAACCGGAGAGAAGAAGCATGTATAAGGTTTCTAGCGTCGCCTTAAATATTTGTGAGAACATCAGCGGACCTCCTCGAGAAAGAAGACGGAGTCTCTTAGTTTCTCTATGAACTGATCCTGTTTATGCCCGTCAATCGCGATGATCATTGTTCCGAAAGGCCCGTTCTTCAGCTCTTCGATCTTCCCGTACAGAATGTTGATCATTATATCGAACTCACTTGCTATCTCCCACAAGACGGGCTCGTGGGTACGCTCCCCCCAGAAGAGTACTCTCAAGAGTCTCTTCTGTCGCGAAAGAACACTTCTTTCCAGCTCGAGAGGGCTTCCAAAGTCGCTCACTTCATTGTTCTCGATCTTGACGAAGAATTCATGCGTAGGTCCGAAGAAGTGCAGCTTCCCATTCCGCAAGTACGCGACTCTGTCACAGGTTCTCTTGATGACATCCATATCGTGGGTGACCACCGCGAAGGTAACGCGGCGTCTTTCATTGAGGTTCACCACGAGGTCGAGAAGTCTGCCCGTAGTCCTCGGGTCGAGGGCGGAAGTGGGTTCGTCGAGAAGAATCAACTTCGGATTCATTACAAGAGCGCGAGCGATCGCAGCTCTCTGCTGTTCGCCGCCGGAGAGCTGAGAAGGGTAGGCGCCCAGTCTATGCTCAAGTCCGAGTTCGGAAACGATACTCATAACTCTTTCCTTGATCTCACTCCTGCTGACTCCCTGAATTTTCAGAGGGAAGGCGATGTTCTGGTAGACTGTTCTGTAGCGAAACAGGTTGTAGCTCTGAAAAACTACTCCTATTTTCTTCCTGATGCTCCTCACTTTGCTTTCGTTAAGCCCGACTATGTTTTGGCCATCGAACATGATCGATCCGCTGTCCACCGGCTGGAGAAGGTTGAGCGTGCGGAGCAGAGAGGTTTTCCCTGCTCCAGACAACCCTACGATTCCGACAATCTCGCCCTCTTCGATGGAGAAGCTGACATCATCGAGGATCTTTCTCCTTCCCGATTTGTCTTCGAAAGAAAGGTTGAGTCTGTCAACGCTCAGTATCAAAGCATCAAACCTCAGAAAACGGGCACTACCGCACCATCGTACTTTTCGTTTATGAAGTCTCTTACCTTCTCCGACGTCAACACACTGATGAGAGCTTCGAGCCAGGCTGCATCTTTGTCAGTCTCTCGAATTGTGATTATGTTTGCGTATGGAGATTCTGCGCCCTCAATGAACTCCGAGTCTTTGACTGCATTAAGGTTTATGGTAAGCGCGTAATTGGTGTTTATTACGGCTCCGGCGACGGTCTTGTCGTCTGTGTACACCCTTGGAATGAATCCGGCCTCGATTTCCACAAAGGTCAACTGCTTAGGGTTTTCCTTGATGTCTAGAACTGTAGATTCCAGTTTTGAAGGATCCTTAAGTACGATAAGCCCGTTGTTGTGAAGGAGAATGAGCGCCCGCCCTTCGTTCGTCGGATCGTTCGGAACTGCGATCTTATCACCTGGCGCGAGCTCTGAAAGAGGTTTCTTGAGAAAGAACCCCATTGGTTCGACGTGAATAGCCTTTGCTGAGACCAAACCTTTTATTCCTCTTTGAGAAGTGAAGGACTCAAGATACGGTACGTGCTGGAAATAATTAGCATCCAGTTCCCCTGTGGAAAGGGCAATGTTTGGAAGAACATAGTCATTGAACACAATGATTTCCAGTTCGTAGCCCAGCTCGGCGAGGTCGGCCTTGATTACTTCCAGAATTTCGGCGTGGGGTACTGGAGTGGCGCCAATTCGGATCTTCGTGGTACCGAACGCAAATACGACTCCCAGTAAAACGATCAACACAAGAAACTTCTTCATACAAATCCCTCCTGATATAAAAAAAGGGCGTCTCCTTTGAGACGCCCTGCTTCTATTTTCTCAGGTACAGCTAAGCACCCGAAGAAACAAGGGCGTTGCCGTACATCATCATAGCTATTCTGTTTTTCTCTCTAAAAGTCTCTTCAGTCATAGGAAAACCTCGCGATTATTTAGCTCATTATAGCCTATCGGCTCTTTCCAAAGCAAGTCGCTATTGTTAAGAAATCGCTCGAGACAGGCGTCGAATCAGTTGACCTCATTATAAGTGGAGACTCTTATGAACCGTTTGCCGTCATCTTTCTCTTTGTAGCAGGCTTTTAGAAGTCTGCAGCTGGTAGTCTTAGGGTCTTTGCAGATCAGGAAGGTGAACGAGAGATCCTTCGCTCTTCCCTTAAGCAGTTCCATGCTTAATGTGGAAAGCAGGCTGTCGAGCCGCTTCTCTTCCTTCTGACCATACATTCTGGAATTCTCGTCGGTCTTCACCATTTCGTTCCAGAGATTCTCCGTGATAACCACAGGTAATTTGATTCCAACGCTCTTCGCATAAGGTGTAACATCAATCATGCCCCCATCCATTACACGAATCTTCGGGGATCCGACTGATGCTTCTCCGATGCTCATTAATAGCACCTCCATAATAGTGTTATTATTACCATAACATTCTAGAAAGGCGGTTGCAAAGGCAAACAAGAGACTCCCCGGATGTCTGGAGCTGTTTAGGCCGGTATTTCTGACAAAGCCTCTGGAAAGCGTTACAATTCGAGTCTTAATCGCCGATTATTTTTATCAGAACTCGCTTTCTTCTCATGCCGTCCAGTTCATAGTAGAAGATCTGCTCCCATGGTCCAAAGTCAAGTCTTCCCTCAGTAACGGCTAACACCACTTCCCTACCCATAACGGTTCTCTTCAGGTGTGCGTCAGCATTGTCCTCAAATCCGTTGTGTTCATACTGTGAGTAAGGTTTCTCGGGTGCAAGCCTTTCCAGCCATTTTTCGAAGTCATTATGAAGCCCGGATTCATTGTCGTTGATGAATACACTTGCAGTTATGTGCATGGCGTTCACGAGCAGAAGTCCTTCCTGGATTCCGCTTTCTTTGAGTGCTCTTTCGACATCTGGAGTGATGTTGATTATCTCTCGCCTGGTTGCAGTGTTGAAAAAGAGTTCTTTCCTGTATGATTTCAAATCCTTCACCTCCTTATCGATTAAAACACGTAGGGTATGAGCCGCCACGTCTTCTTGCAGTATTCCGTATAAGCATCTCCAAAGACGCGTTTGAGATTGCTTTCCTCCACGGAGATTCTGTACAGGATGCCTGTCGTCGGCGGTGTGAATGCAAGGATCGAACTGAGAGGGTAATCGAAGACGATAGCAAGGCCCAGGGACCCTGCTATCTCGGCGGCATAGGCCGGATGACGGATTACTCTGAACATTCGATCCGTTCTCAGCTCTTGACCGGGGAGCGTTCCTACATCGATCGCAAACGACGGACCGAGCTGGCAAACGACCAAAAAACGGACAATAATGGCGAATACCATCAATGCGATACCTACATATCTATGTGGAAGAAACGGAAGCATGAATGCTTCCTTAGAACTTCCGTCGACAGCCACCGCTCCAAACATACCCGACAGAACGAAGGCAAGCATTATATACTTCGATCGTTTCTCCTGAAGTCGTCTGCTGATTCTTCTGTTATGAAAGAAGAAGAGGTAGACGTCAAATCCCACCCAGAAAAGCAGAACGATGAAGAAGAAGATCTGACCAAACATTCCGCAACCTCCGGGGATATATGAGATTTTGACAAATTCTAGAATCGGGCTCGGCCAAAACGGTTTCTTTCGCAGAGAACTCCAGTAAGAACGCGCGTAACGTATTCGTCTTAAAGAATCTGGATGGTGGAGAAGATATAGTAAAATCTTAATACAGGTGGTGATTAGATGATTT
The nucleotide sequence above comes from Mesotoga sp. BH458_6_3_2_1. Encoded proteins:
- the pgsW gene encoding poly-gamma-glutamate system protein translates to MKHFHAVGRVPFNRIHISLKWLLLGVVFGVAAFFIVSLSMERIESPHFSAQLSAARLMASSIAELSTFRESLGIEIDPSVDPNLTGLIGPEFTELTTTLGNLQAKRTSTNPDFAALLVKYFEELDLKRGDPVAIGASGSFPALLLAALCACEVLELEPLVIYSIGASEHGATHPEFTFVMMLKRLVEAGLLKDSLIAVSLGGNYDTASGMFFPGARELMTEIALSSGKTFIYEEPLQASIDKRLEIYVQEAEGPPSVFVNVGGAAPNFGNTLLAISLDNGLLTAFSSIPEGDERGLIFEFAELGVPVIHLLNIRDLAMENGIPIDPVPLPEPGISGVYFVDSYSLPLTLTFLFLMILCVVAGRMIKK
- a CDS encoding isoprenylcysteine carboxylmethyltransferase family protein; this translates as MFGQIFFFIVLLFWVGFDVYLFFFHNRRISRRLQEKRSKYIMLAFVLSGMFGAVAVDGSSKEAFMLPFLPHRYVGIALMVFAIIVRFLVVCQLGPSFAIDVGTLPGQELRTDRMFRVIRHPAYAAEIAGSLGLAIVFDYPLSSILAFTPPTTGILYRISVEESNLKRVFGDAYTEYCKKTWRLIPYVF
- a CDS encoding methionine ABC transporter permease, with protein sequence MFSQIFKATLETLYMLLLSGFLATLLGIPLGVGLYLCSRSRRLKSLYALLDLLVNIFRSIPFIILVLLLIPVTKNVMGTIIGPNAAIFNLTIAAIPFMARLSENSFNAVPSGIIDSSNSMGLNKWQMVTKVLIPETLPDQIGNITVLLINLVTYTAIAGAVGAGGLGQLAINYGYYRFQWDVVLYAVIVLVAISQLLQFTGGRLAKGMRK
- a CDS encoding MetQ/NlpA family ABC transporter substrate-binding protein, with product MKKFLVLIVLLGVVFAFGTTKIRIGATPVPHAEILEVIKADLAELGYELEIIVFNDYVLPNIALSTGELDANYFQHVPYLESFTSQRGIKGLVSAKAIHVEPMGFFLKKPLSELAPGDKIAVPNDPTNEGRALILLHNNGLIVLKDPSKLESTVLDIKENPKQLTFVEIEAGFIPRVYTDDKTVAGAVINTNYALTINLNAVKDSEFIEGAESPYANIITIRETDKDAAWLEALISVLTSEKVRDFINEKYDGAVVPVF
- a CDS encoding secondary thiamine-phosphate synthase enzyme YjbQ, which translates into the protein MKSYRKELFFNTATRREIINITPDVERALKESGIQEGLLLVNAMHITASVFINDNESGLHNDFEKWLERLAPEKPYSQYEHNGFEDNADAHLKRTVMGREVVLAVTEGRLDFGPWEQIFYYELDGMRRKRVLIKIIGD
- a CDS encoding UPF0158 family protein, which produces MKRLPIDIDMLVTLMEVDDRVYDEISYLDTEAGKIIFYQEDCFPQELVNCEIEREEITEDLLRYKWMRIEDLYTYYDLFCSDESDRFEDIPQITSGDKFALIEEFIYTKVEESIRDEVLYEVSGRGAFSKFRTFLEHHSEYKDAWYEFESENLRRIAVEWLNSIGIDPIDSLEQ
- a CDS encoding methionine ABC transporter ATP-binding protein, coding for MILSVDRLNLSFEDKSGRRKILDDVSFSIEEGEIVGIVGLSGAGKTSLLRTLNLLQPVDSGSIMFDGQNIVGLNESKVRSIRKKIGVVFQSYNLFRYRTVYQNIAFPLKIQGVSRSEIKERVMSIVSELGLEHRLGAYPSQLSGGEQQRAAIARALVMNPKLILLDEPTSALDPRTTGRLLDLVVNLNERRRVTFAVVTHDMDVIKRTCDRVAYLRNGKLHFFGPTHEFFVKIENNEVSDFGSPLELERSVLSRQKRLLRVLFWGERTHEPVLWEIASEFDIMINILYGKIEELKNGPFGTMIIAIDGHKQDQFIEKLRDSVFFLEEVR
- a CDS encoding OPT/YSL family transporter, with the protein product MRSNEVSLEKGSSKQLTVRSLVIGALGSIIITTSSMYVALRMGALPWPTIFVAVMSLAILKALGGTNLNEINVTHTAMSSGAMVAGGLAFTVPGIWILEASSEVSFLSLLIVTLAGTILGVIFTGLIRRYFIEKEKLPFPMGVASYETVVAGDKGGKKAKYLFSTMGAAAVFVAVRDGLEWIPSAWSSVRLYSRNIFFGMWISPMAVGIGYIIGPLFTGVWFLGAVLSYFFLIPVGVAAGWFADVGSATAFKDSLGIGLMVGTGVGILLKGILPRAREIYLPVKSSGKGSRIKTLRWIPLVFAAIALFLTTLTEMTLVSSLLTIVGVWLTTAMAASITGQSGINPMEIFGIIILIAVKSVASLGTIEAFLVAGVVAVACGLAGDVLNDFKSGYLLKTNPRAQIIAETVGGVIGAVVSVIVLFIMFRAYGTMGPGTELPAPQAYAVSTMVGGLPNTPAFFFGLMIGILIYLMKLPGMTLGIGMYLPMEISTAAFVGGVISFIVGKVKPKSKETGLIVSSGLLGGEGITGVVLAIIRVLTVS